In Spirochaeta thermophila DSM 6578, the following proteins share a genomic window:
- a CDS encoding Trp family transcriptional regulator, translated as MGKNDVRNYYNELVEAIASVDDPEKLARFFDELFTPAERARFALRWELMVLLAHGYTQREVADRLGVSLCKVTRGAKILKNPSSVTWELLERMEEAHAKKNPAQ; from the coding sequence ATGGGAAAAAACGATGTACGCAACTACTACAACGAGCTCGTGGAGGCCATCGCCTCGGTCGATGACCCGGAGAAGCTCGCCCGTTTCTTCGATGAGCTCTTCACCCCTGCCGAACGCGCCCGCTTCGCCCTCAGGTGGGAGCTCATGGTGCTCCTCGCGCACGGGTACACCCAGCGCGAGGTGGCCGACCGTCTGGGGGTGAGCCTGTGCAAGGTGACGAGGGGAGCGAAGATCCTCAAGAATCCTTCCTCGGTCACGTGGGAACTGCTCGAACGTATGGAGGAAGCGCATGCAAAGAAAAATCCTGCTCAGTGA
- a CDS encoding SDH family Clp fold serine proteinase, whose protein sequence is MDLWWLFWLFLIISSLQPVLRQNMLESARLKALRALERKRKSRVITLIHRQETMGFLGFPLVRYIDIDDSEAVLRAIKMTDDDVPIDLILHTPGGLVVAAEQIAYALKKHPAKVTVFVPHYAMSGGTLIALAADEVVMDENAVLGPVDPQIGQQPAASILKVLERKPIAEVDDETIILADVAEKAIRQVKRVVKTLLEGRLPGDKVEEIATRLATGEFTHDYPITVDEARELGLTVSTEMPAEVYEIMALYPQTAQRRPSVEYIPSPRTKEGEPPRFRNGSSRT, encoded by the coding sequence ATGGATCTGTGGTGGTTGTTCTGGTTGTTCCTCATCATCTCCTCGCTCCAGCCGGTCCTGAGACAGAACATGCTGGAGAGTGCACGGCTCAAGGCCTTGAGGGCACTCGAACGCAAACGGAAGAGCAGGGTCATCACCCTCATCCATCGCCAGGAGACCATGGGGTTTCTCGGGTTTCCTCTCGTGAGGTACATCGACATCGACGACTCCGAGGCCGTGCTCAGGGCCATCAAGATGACCGACGACGATGTCCCGATCGACCTCATCCTCCACACCCCGGGAGGCCTCGTGGTCGCCGCCGAGCAGATCGCCTACGCCCTGAAGAAGCATCCGGCGAAGGTCACGGTCTTTGTCCCCCACTACGCCATGTCGGGCGGCACGCTCATCGCCCTGGCCGCCGACGAGGTGGTGATGGACGAGAACGCGGTCCTCGGCCCGGTGGATCCACAGATCGGCCAGCAGCCTGCGGCGAGCATCCTCAAGGTCCTCGAGCGGAAGCCCATCGCCGAAGTGGACGACGAGACCATCATCCTCGCCGACGTGGCGGAGAAGGCCATCCGCCAGGTGAAGCGGGTGGTGAAGACCCTGCTCGAAGGGCGTCTCCCCGGGGACAAGGTAGAGGAGATCGCCACCAGGCTCGCCACCGGCGAGTTCACGCACGACTATCCCATCACCGTGGACGAGGCACGAGAGCTGGGGCTTACCGTGAGCACCGAGATGCCGGCCGAGGTGTACGAGATCATGGCCCTCTACCCCCAGACCGCACAGAGGAGGCCCTCGGTGGAGTACATCCCCTCGCCCAGGACGAAAGAGGGAGAACCTCCCCGGTTCAGGAACGGATCGTCGCGCACATGA
- a CDS encoding rhomboid family intramembrane serine protease produces MLPIKDTVRSWSFPWVNWGLIVTNVLVFLWMVGLGPEAELVVRRFGLTPAYVVGSGDPGVFVQFLTAMFLHGGWAHLFSNMLALYIFGDNVEDRLGSGRYLIFYLLSGIAASVVHIALFPHSTVPMVGASGAISGVLAAYVLMFPTARVITLIPVFFLPLFVEIPALFYIGGWFVSQLLNGFATIVTGVGAFGGVAWWAHVGGFVAGALMLPAFRARTYRRRVYRDEYFPW; encoded by the coding sequence ATGCTTCCGATCAAGGATACGGTACGCTCGTGGTCGTTTCCCTGGGTGAACTGGGGGCTCATCGTCACGAATGTGCTCGTCTTTCTCTGGATGGTGGGGCTGGGGCCTGAGGCGGAGCTCGTGGTGCGGCGCTTTGGACTTACCCCTGCGTATGTGGTGGGGAGTGGAGATCCCGGGGTGTTCGTGCAGTTCCTCACCGCCATGTTCCTCCACGGTGGATGGGCACACCTGTTCAGCAACATGCTCGCCCTCTACATCTTCGGCGACAACGTGGAGGACAGGCTGGGGAGCGGGCGCTACCTCATCTTCTATCTCCTCTCTGGCATTGCAGCTTCGGTGGTGCACATCGCCCTGTTCCCTCACTCCACCGTGCCCATGGTGGGGGCGAGCGGTGCCATAAGCGGGGTACTCGCCGCCTATGTGCTCATGTTCCCCACCGCCCGTGTGATCACCCTCATCCCTGTGTTTTTCCTGCCCTTGTTCGTAGAGATCCCTGCGCTCTTCTACATAGGGGGCTGGTTCGTCTCTCAGCTCCTCAACGGCTTTGCCACGATCGTCACCGGGGTGGGGGCTTTCGGAGGTGTGGCGTGGTGGGCCCACGTGGGCGGTTTCGTGGCAGGGGCCCTCATGCTCCCGGCTTTCAGGGCCCGTACCTACAGGCGGCGGGTCTACCGTGACGAATACTTCCCCTGGTAG
- a CDS encoding CDGSH iron-sulfur domain-containing protein produces the protein MSEKKGPIEVKEKPGVVHYCMCGKSTTLPYCDGKSHEGTGFTPYEYKVEQEEVVRLCTCGQSSNKPFCDGTHMLCP, from the coding sequence ATGAGCGAGAAGAAAGGCCCTATCGAAGTAAAGGAAAAACCCGGAGTGGTTCACTACTGTATGTGTGGGAAGAGCACCACCCTCCCCTACTGTGACGGCAAGAGTCACGAGGGAACGGGCTTCACTCCCTACGAGTACAAGGTAGAACAGGAGGAAGTGGTCAGGCTCTGTACGTGCGGCCAGTCGAGCAACAAGCCGTTCTGCGACGGCACCCACATGCTCTGTCCCTGA
- a CDS encoding ABC transporter permease has protein sequence MTYGRMVHAELLSLRRSPIVWLSALAMAFGTTMVGLMIYLMMHPHLIPSTGLLRTKISLFSAVTTWAGHLAMLSQMTAVAGMVMGGFVASFLFGRDFLYGTYRDLLVVPAGRGVVIHARYTVYLLWNTALLLEVIGLGLIFGRALGLPGWEGGLVWAGFRRLVTTGVLAMSLGTIIGCAALLVRGVFGPIGVLVLCTVLGQLFPLVGGGGYFPWSVVAIHSGAAGEEALHLLSPASYVLVVLTSAAGYAGSVLHWVKADHP, from the coding sequence ATGACGTACGGACGCATGGTGCACGCCGAGCTTCTCTCGCTCAGGCGATCGCCCATTGTGTGGCTCAGCGCTCTTGCCATGGCCTTCGGTACCACGATGGTGGGGCTCATGATCTACCTGATGATGCATCCCCATCTCATCCCCTCCACCGGTCTCCTCCGAACCAAGATCTCCCTCTTCTCAGCCGTGACCACCTGGGCGGGCCACCTCGCCATGCTCTCCCAGATGACCGCAGTGGCCGGTATGGTGATGGGCGGCTTCGTGGCGAGCTTCCTCTTCGGCAGGGATTTCCTCTACGGGACCTACCGGGATCTCCTCGTGGTGCCCGCAGGGAGGGGGGTGGTCATCCATGCCCGGTACACCGTGTACCTTCTATGGAACACCGCGCTCCTCCTGGAGGTGATAGGCCTGGGTCTCATATTCGGCCGGGCGTTAGGTCTTCCCGGATGGGAGGGAGGGCTCGTGTGGGCCGGATTCAGGAGGCTCGTCACCACAGGCGTGCTCGCCATGTCCCTGGGTACGATCATCGGGTGCGCGGCCCTCCTCGTCCGGGGGGTCTTCGGTCCTATAGGCGTGCTCGTGCTCTGTACGGTGTTGGGTCAGCTCTTCCCTCTCGTGGGGGGAGGCGGGTACTTCCCCTGGTCGGTGGTGGCCATCCATTCCGGTGCCGCGGGCGAGGAGGCCCTCCACCTCCTCTCACCGGCGAGCTATGTGCTGGTGGTCCTCACCTCGGCCGCGGGATACGCGGGGTCGGTCCTCCACTGGGTGAAGGCCGATCACCCCTGA
- a CDS encoding ABC transporter ATP-binding protein: MTAVVNARGLGKRFRDFWAVRDLDLTLEPGVIYGFVGLNGAGKTTTIRMLLGMIRPTTGSVSLFGKPLGADPSVFNQVGALVEQAAAYPLLTAEENLRHAALLKGLDPSLTVPRVMEELGLVPYARVQARHLSQGNRQRLALAKAFLGDPQLLLLDEPGNGLDPQGVVELRTMLRRRANEGAAILVSSHMLDELSRVADRIGIIHQGRMVVQFSSDDLSKWVRRSLVLTTVDNGRALGELRAAGYEVTPRGERLVSTDERALSAPEHIAALLVEAGVPPRTMELQQETLEALFMRLIRQEVLV; this comes from the coding sequence ATGACTGCCGTGGTGAACGCCCGAGGACTCGGGAAGCGATTTCGAGATTTCTGGGCCGTCCGTGACCTCGATCTTACGCTTGAACCAGGTGTGATTTACGGGTTCGTCGGCCTCAACGGCGCCGGCAAGACCACCACCATCCGCATGCTCCTGGGAATGATACGCCCCACCACCGGGAGCGTATCGCTCTTCGGGAAGCCCCTCGGCGCCGACCCCTCGGTCTTCAATCAAGTGGGTGCCCTCGTGGAGCAGGCCGCGGCCTATCCACTCCTCACCGCCGAGGAGAACCTCCGTCACGCCGCCCTTCTTAAGGGTCTGGATCCTTCTCTCACCGTGCCCCGCGTCATGGAAGAGCTCGGTCTTGTGCCGTACGCCCGCGTGCAGGCCCGCCATCTCTCGCAGGGAAACCGACAGCGGCTGGCCCTCGCCAAGGCCTTTCTGGGAGATCCCCAACTCCTCCTCCTGGATGAACCGGGGAACGGTCTCGACCCCCAGGGTGTGGTGGAACTGCGGACTATGCTCCGGAGGCGGGCCAACGAAGGTGCCGCCATACTGGTGTCGAGCCACATGCTCGACGAACTCTCTCGGGTGGCCGACCGGATAGGGATCATCCACCAGGGGCGTATGGTCGTTCAGTTCTCGAGTGACGATCTCTCGAAGTGGGTGCGCAGGTCGCTGGTGCTCACCACGGTGGACAACGGCCGCGCGCTCGGCGAACTTCGAGCCGCCGGGTATGAGGTGACTCCCCGGGGAGAAAGGCTCGTGTCGACCGACGAGAGAGCTCTCTCAGCCCCAGAGCACATCGCCGCTCTCCTCGTGGAGGCGGGGGTGCCTCCCCGGACCATGGAACTGCAGCAGGAGACCCTCGAGGCGCTCTTCATGCGACTCATTCGGCAGGAGGTACTCGTATGA
- a CDS encoding TetR/AcrR family transcriptional regulator, whose product MQYKKDDVRMRILRAAQEEFMEHGFSGASMRRIARLAGTSTSNLYTYFPSKEALFEALVGELYASLLDLFHHHHDEGWHSPAWAVGGELETFRSFFDFIVEQRIPLILLCKKSGGSPFAGTLPLFVRAMADNILHHFKEDNTLPGHLHEPLARALARAFWEGLFTLLETHRTEEDLEELVFTYVVRSTVGGWFRGDRALSFLSQLEESHTDPRRNT is encoded by the coding sequence GTGCAGTATAAAAAGGACGATGTGCGCATGCGTATCCTGAGGGCGGCGCAGGAGGAGTTCATGGAACACGGGTTTTCCGGCGCATCGATGCGCCGCATCGCCCGTCTCGCCGGTACCTCCACCTCCAACCTCTACACCTACTTCCCTTCGAAGGAAGCCCTCTTCGAGGCCCTGGTGGGTGAGCTCTACGCATCGCTCCTCGACCTCTTCCACCATCACCATGACGAGGGGTGGCACAGTCCTGCGTGGGCTGTGGGTGGGGAGCTCGAGACCTTCCGATCCTTCTTCGACTTCATCGTGGAGCAACGGATCCCTCTCATCCTCCTCTGCAAGAAGAGCGGGGGAAGCCCCTTCGCAGGGACGCTCCCTCTCTTCGTTCGGGCCATGGCGGACAACATCCTTCACCACTTCAAAGAGGACAACACCCTCCCGGGGCACCTCCACGAGCCCCTCGCCCGGGCGCTCGCCCGCGCCTTCTGGGAAGGACTCTTCACCCTGCTCGAGACACACCGCACCGAGGAGGACCTCGAGGAGCTCGTCTTCACCTATGTGGTGAGGAGCACGGTGGGAGGATGGTTCAGGGGGGACAGGGCACTCTCGTTTTTATCTCAGCTCGAGGAATCCCACACCGATCCCAGGAGGAATACATGA
- a CDS encoding THUMP domain-containing class I SAM-dependent RNA methyltransferase — MEGLPDYTRTPAFERRVRRHVKAQEHRIFVEGVEAFLPELEAELVALGYAPVREQGGFGVQGRQEDVYRLNLHLATASRVWLEVASFHATAAEGLFAGAVRVPWEVFLNPLLPIRVEARLTHSPIGHEGRAAGAVRDAVARRFREAVGTAVRWDEGTGGAWVQRVCVVGVRNRCRILLDTTGPALSFRGYRVVQGEAPLREHLAAGLVRRALRVCGAWPRVPDDLVVADLFCGSGTLAVEAAFAVYGVAPGRGRGFLFERMPWHREGAWGFVRRKAEGEAKGGRVIAGDVDGEAVEAARANASRAGVERGIRFLQRDFFALDAQHLGGERGLLVSNLPYGGRLPLPRDLHTHVLRHFVQVFPGWWGLFLLPSRIGSSFTPGLSVRLVARFNHGGIPVSAIYVGPQRVDSDPKA; from the coding sequence ATGGAGGGACTTCCCGACTATACGCGCACCCCGGCCTTCGAGCGGCGGGTAAGGCGTCACGTGAAGGCACAGGAGCACCGCATCTTCGTGGAGGGGGTGGAGGCGTTTCTCCCCGAGCTCGAGGCGGAGCTGGTAGCCCTGGGGTATGCGCCCGTACGGGAACAGGGGGGATTCGGGGTGCAGGGACGGCAGGAGGATGTGTACCGCCTCAACCTCCACCTCGCGACGGCCTCTCGTGTGTGGCTCGAGGTGGCCTCCTTCCACGCCACGGCCGCCGAGGGCCTCTTCGCCGGCGCGGTGCGGGTGCCGTGGGAGGTCTTCCTCAACCCGCTCCTCCCGATACGCGTGGAGGCACGGCTCACACACAGTCCGATCGGCCACGAGGGTCGGGCGGCGGGGGCGGTGCGGGATGCGGTGGCGCGCAGGTTCAGGGAGGCGGTGGGGACCGCGGTGCGCTGGGACGAGGGGACCGGGGGAGCGTGGGTGCAGCGGGTGTGCGTGGTGGGGGTGCGCAACCGGTGCCGCATCCTCCTGGATACGACGGGGCCTGCCCTCTCGTTCCGAGGCTACCGGGTGGTGCAGGGCGAGGCGCCACTGCGGGAGCACCTGGCGGCCGGGCTGGTGCGGAGGGCGCTGAGGGTGTGCGGCGCATGGCCGCGGGTGCCGGATGACCTTGTGGTGGCGGATCTGTTCTGCGGGTCCGGCACGCTCGCGGTGGAGGCGGCCTTCGCAGTGTACGGGGTGGCGCCGGGGAGGGGAAGGGGGTTCCTGTTCGAGCGGATGCCCTGGCACAGGGAGGGCGCGTGGGGCTTCGTGCGGAGGAAGGCGGAAGGGGAGGCGAAAGGGGGACGGGTGATCGCGGGGGATGTGGACGGCGAGGCGGTGGAGGCGGCGCGGGCGAATGCGAGCCGGGCGGGAGTCGAAAGAGGGATCCGCTTCCTCCAGAGGGACTTCTTCGCCCTGGACGCGCAGCATCTGGGGGGCGAGCGGGGCCTCCTCGTGAGCAACCTGCCGTACGGCGGACGCCTTCCCCTTCCCCGGGACCTTCACACGCACGTGCTCCGCCACTTCGTGCAGGTCTTCCCCGGCTGGTGGGGGCTCTTCCTCCTCCCCTCACGCATCGGGTCGTCCTTCACTCCGGGGCTCTCGGTACGCCTCGTGGCTCGATTCAACCACGGGGGCATACCCGTCTCTGCGATCTACGTCGGTCCACAACGGGTGGACAGCGATCCCAAAGCGTAG
- a CDS encoding Fur family transcriptional regulator, which yields MNRTAEALRKKDAVAVLREHGIKVSHQRVLVLEYLLEHDTHPTVDTIYQDLLPHVPGLSKTTVYNTVRLFVEKGIAQELTIEGTEFRYDIADPSHAHFKCVRCGALYDLPLPQELSAALRVPPGFRLEESHLYLKGVCPSCTRTN from the coding sequence ATGAACAGAACAGCAGAGGCCTTACGAAAAAAAGATGCAGTGGCCGTCCTCAGGGAACACGGGATAAAGGTCTCCCACCAGAGGGTCCTCGTCCTCGAGTACCTGCTCGAGCACGACACCCATCCTACGGTGGATACCATCTATCAGGACCTCCTCCCCCACGTACCCGGTCTCTCCAAGACCACCGTCTACAATACGGTGAGGCTCTTCGTCGAGAAGGGCATCGCCCAGGAGCTCACCATCGAGGGGACCGAATTCCGCTACGACATCGCCGACCCATCCCATGCCCATTTCAAGTGTGTGCGCTGTGGTGCGCTCTACGACCTCCCCCTCCCCCAGGAACTCTCCGCAGCTCTCAGGGTCCCTCCCGGTTTCAGACTCGAGGAATCGCACCTCTACCTCAAGGGAGTCTGTCCCTCCTGCACACGCACGAATTGA
- a CDS encoding Dps family protein: MAAVSNPETARFLNEYLADLSVLYQKLRSFHWNVEGPAFFTLHAKTEEYYDEVAEEIDDVAERILMIGSRPVSTLKEYLERASLKEAPAKVYRAEEIVGHLVDDFSTLVEALHRGIAVAEKEGDPGTVDLLTGSLQRYEKELWMLKAFSA, encoded by the coding sequence ATGGCTGCCGTATCCAATCCCGAAACCGCACGATTTCTCAACGAGTACCTCGCCGATCTCTCGGTGCTCTACCAGAAACTCAGGTCTTTCCACTGGAACGTGGAGGGCCCGGCCTTCTTCACACTCCACGCAAAGACCGAGGAGTACTACGACGAGGTCGCCGAGGAGATAGACGATGTCGCGGAGCGCATCCTGATGATCGGCTCCAGGCCCGTCTCCACGCTCAAGGAGTATCTCGAGAGGGCATCCCTCAAAGAGGCCCCCGCAAAGGTGTACCGAGCCGAGGAGATAGTGGGACACCTGGTGGACGACTTCTCCACCCTGGTGGAGGCCCTGCATCGGGGGATCGCCGTAGCCGAAAAGGAAGGGGACCCGGGGACGGTGGACCTACTCACCGGATCACTCCAGCGCTACGAAAAGGAGCTCTGGATGCTCAAGGCCTTCTCGGCCTGA
- a CDS encoding extracellular solute-binding protein codes for MKKALIVLLCLLTAVSFAFAEGQGEKGGEAAPTAGTEELVNGRFTTTRTITVEIWDRGGTPADDNIWTDYIKEGMLRDHNVEVIFKPVPRWQEVQVLNNLLAAGEAPDVCYTYDYPTIQTYANMGGVLDLAPLLDQYKPQLKALWDLLGDEFIYFDQDPVTGTLWAIEGIRKPITGTVTFIRQDWLKKLGLKEPKTRQEFERTIRAFRDNAETLLGKDADKMIPFLLTVDVAWYARNLIWSFIPDKISDEEYYIYGFDDRNLLHPGTKEAIRLLNKWYNEGLIWKDFPLYPVGDPTPDNLAKAGYVGAFIQNHDYPYRGGEDSIHANLKRIVGPDAAFVAIDTFKNDGGKYRKYSGIPVDRKIFFPASNKEPLASLLYVNWISDPAKRRFLQIGQEGVHHEVLADGTIRMLKVEGELAMHGPFNYDYTITLNGLDLGDPEITRKSMALGYPEVEPEYIVRSLDLWSKDLRLIKRFNVGEIKAEEGMGPALSEKRNNLLVQAVIAKPSDFDKVFDQGMRDYLSSGGQAIIDERKAKMEQFYGYKAK; via the coding sequence ATGAAAAAGGCATTGATCGTGCTTCTGTGCCTCCTCACGGCGGTCTCCTTCGCCTTCGCGGAAGGACAAGGAGAGAAGGGCGGCGAGGCCGCGCCGACGGCGGGCACGGAGGAGCTGGTGAACGGCCGTTTCACCACTACGCGGACGATCACGGTGGAGATCTGGGATCGCGGTGGTACCCCCGCCGACGACAACATCTGGACCGACTACATCAAGGAAGGGATGCTCCGGGATCACAACGTGGAAGTGATCTTCAAGCCCGTGCCGCGCTGGCAGGAGGTGCAGGTGCTCAACAACCTGCTCGCTGCGGGTGAGGCCCCTGACGTGTGTTACACCTATGACTATCCCACCATCCAGACCTATGCGAACATGGGCGGTGTGTTGGATCTGGCTCCGCTCCTCGACCAGTACAAGCCGCAGCTGAAGGCTCTCTGGGATCTCCTGGGTGACGAGTTCATCTACTTCGATCAGGATCCGGTCACCGGCACCCTGTGGGCCATCGAGGGGATCCGCAAACCGATCACCGGCACCGTGACCTTCATCCGTCAGGACTGGCTCAAGAAGCTCGGTCTCAAGGAACCCAAGACCCGTCAGGAGTTCGAGAGGACGATCAGGGCCTTCCGTGACAATGCGGAGACGCTCTTGGGCAAGGATGCGGACAAGATGATCCCCTTCCTCCTCACGGTGGACGTGGCCTGGTATGCGAGGAATCTCATCTGGTCGTTCATCCCGGACAAGATCTCCGACGAGGAGTACTACATCTATGGATTCGACGACAGGAACCTCCTCCACCCGGGAACCAAGGAGGCCATCCGACTCCTCAACAAGTGGTACAACGAGGGCCTCATCTGGAAGGACTTCCCCCTCTATCCTGTGGGTGATCCGACCCCTGACAACCTCGCGAAGGCCGGGTATGTGGGGGCGTTCATCCAGAACCACGACTATCCGTACCGCGGTGGTGAGGACTCGATCCATGCGAACCTGAAGAGGATCGTGGGGCCCGATGCGGCGTTCGTGGCGATCGATACCTTCAAGAACGACGGCGGCAAGTACAGGAAGTACTCCGGAATCCCGGTTGACCGCAAGATCTTCTTCCCCGCTTCCAACAAGGAACCGCTCGCATCGCTCCTGTACGTGAACTGGATCAGCGATCCCGCGAAGCGGCGCTTCCTCCAGATCGGACAGGAGGGTGTGCACCACGAGGTGCTGGCCGATGGGACCATCCGGATGCTCAAGGTGGAGGGCGAGCTTGCGATGCACGGCCCCTTTAACTACGACTACACCATCACCCTCAACGGTCTCGATCTCGGCGATCCGGAGATCACCAGGAAGTCCATGGCCCTCGGCTATCCCGAGGTGGAGCCCGAGTACATCGTGCGCTCCCTCGATCTCTGGTCGAAAGATCTTCGCCTGATCAAGCGGTTCAACGTGGGAGAGATCAAGGCGGAAGAGGGGATGGGTCCCGCCCTCTCCGAGAAGCGCAACAACCTCCTGGTCCAGGCGGTCATCGCCAAGCCTTCGGACTTCGACAAGGTCTTCGATCAGGGTATGAGGGATTACCTCAGCTCCGGAGGACAGGCCATCATCGACGAGCGAAAGGCCAAGATGGAGCAGTTCTACGGCTACAAGGCGAAGTAA
- a CDS encoding carbohydrate ABC transporter permease — protein sequence MRMSRDSKYLDYIAVAVSILVIVVCLLPMLNLLARSLSDSEYLVRGEVGLWPKGLNFEAYRLVLEDTKYTWAFVWTVIITAAGTMLSLFMTAICAYPLTYDHLKGRSVIMSLILFTMYFNAGTIPMYLLLKDIRLLNHPLVLIVPYCLSVFNIILMRNYFYTIPTSLRESAEMDGANPVRILVSIYLPLSLPIIATLALFYAVGRWNTYSDALMFMNKREFYPISLLLYFLIQSVSEVETYSLEGNIPLGLSESLKAAAVMFATVPILLVYPWLQRYFIQGVTLGSIKE from the coding sequence ATGAGAATGTCACGGGATTCGAAATATCTCGATTATATCGCGGTCGCAGTGAGCATCCTGGTCATCGTCGTGTGTCTCCTGCCCATGCTCAATCTGCTGGCAAGGTCTCTGAGCGATTCGGAATATCTGGTGAGGGGAGAGGTGGGTCTCTGGCCCAAGGGGCTCAACTTCGAGGCCTACCGTCTCGTGCTCGAGGATACGAAGTACACGTGGGCCTTCGTCTGGACGGTCATCATCACCGCGGCTGGGACCATGCTCTCGCTCTTCATGACGGCGATCTGCGCCTACCCGCTCACCTACGATCATCTCAAGGGACGGAGCGTGATCATGTCCCTCATCCTCTTCACCATGTACTTCAATGCGGGTACCATCCCCATGTACCTGCTCCTCAAGGACATCAGGCTCCTGAACCACCCCCTCGTGCTCATCGTGCCCTACTGCCTGAGCGTCTTCAACATCATCCTCATGAGGAACTACTTCTATACGATACCGACGAGCCTCCGGGAGTCGGCGGAGATGGACGGTGCGAACCCGGTGCGCATACTCGTGAGCATCTACCTGCCGCTCTCCCTGCCGATCATCGCCACCCTCGCGCTCTTCTACGCGGTAGGGAGGTGGAACACCTATTCGGATGCCCTCATGTTCATGAACAAGCGAGAGTTCTATCCCATCTCCCTCCTCCTCTACTTCCTCATCCAATCGGTGAGCGAGGTGGAGACCTACTCCCTCGAGGGAAACATCCCACTCGGTCTCAGCGAGAGTCTCAAGGCGGCCGCGGTCATGTTCGCCACGGTGCCGATACTCCTGGTGTATCCGTGGCTCCAGCGTTACTTCATTCAGGGGGTGACTCTGGGGTCCATCAAGGAATAG
- a CDS encoding ABC transporter permease: protein MNRTPSIAVKTKDLRTYLSKYWTLYLMLLLPMLYFFIFKYIPMTYIQIAFKKYSIVKSPWEMPWADNHGFEYFIIAFKNKDFLLALRNTLMLNSLDLLFGFPAPIILALILNELPYRRFKRVTQTIAYMPHFLSWVIIAGMALQLLAPNTGLLNIWLKKLGAGPIPFLNDPNYWVGTYVALGIWQSVGWNTIIYLAAMTSINPELYEAAAIDGAGRLRRIWHVTLPGIRPTIVILLILSLGHLMGSYFDRPYALRNPLVKDVSDVIAIFVYNYGIRGLQFSLTTAVGLFQSVINVMLLVLADRLAKRFGERGIL from the coding sequence ATGAACAGAACGCCGAGTATAGCAGTGAAGACGAAGGATTTGAGGACCTATCTGAGCAAGTACTGGACGCTCTATCTCATGCTCCTCTTGCCGATGCTGTACTTCTTCATTTTCAAGTACATCCCTATGACCTATATCCAGATCGCCTTCAAGAAGTACAGCATAGTGAAGAGTCCCTGGGAGATGCCCTGGGCCGACAATCACGGGTTCGAGTACTTCATAATAGCCTTCAAGAACAAGGACTTCCTCCTCGCGCTCCGCAACACCCTCATGCTCAACTCCCTCGATCTCCTCTTCGGGTTCCCGGCGCCCATCATCCTGGCCCTCATCCTGAACGAGCTCCCGTACCGCCGCTTCAAGAGGGTCACCCAGACCATCGCCTACATGCCCCACTTCCTTTCATGGGTGATCATCGCCGGGATGGCCCTCCAGCTCCTCGCCCCCAATACGGGCCTCCTCAACATCTGGCTGAAGAAGCTGGGAGCCGGTCCGATACCCTTCCTCAACGACCCGAACTACTGGGTCGGTACTTATGTGGCCCTCGGGATCTGGCAGAGCGTGGGATGGAACACCATCATCTATCTCGCGGCCATGACGAGCATCAACCCGGAGCTCTACGAGGCCGCTGCCATAGACGGGGCCGGGCGGCTCCGCCGTATTTGGCACGTCACCCTGCCCGGAATACGTCCCACCATAGTGATCCTGCTCATTCTCTCCCTGGGACATCTCATGGGGAGCTACTTCGACAGGCCCTACGCACTCCGTAATCCGCTGGTGAAGGACGTCTCGGATGTGATCGCCATCTTCGTGTACAACTATGGCATCCGGGGACTCCAGTTCTCCCTCACCACGGCGGTGGGGCTGTTCCAGTCGGTCATCAACGTGATGCTTCTGGTGCTGGCCGATCGTCTGGCCAAGCGATTCGGTGAGCGCGGTATCCTGTAA